From one Methylomonas paludis genomic stretch:
- the tnpB gene encoding IS66 family insertion sequence element accessory protein TnpB (TnpB, as the term is used for proteins encoded by IS66 family insertion elements, is considered an accessory protein, since TnpC, encoded by a neighboring gene, is a DDE family transposase.) encodes MRPSLELTEVYLYRQAIDFRKSHRGLAAIVECELGHNPFDGGLYAFTNKQRTKIKCLFWENTGFVLYYKTLVEDKFKWPKGEEALLTLTGQQLNWLLDGYDISVMKGHKNRHYESVF; translated from the coding sequence ATGCGCCCCTCTTTAGAGCTGACAGAGGTTTATCTTTACCGACAGGCCATTGATTTTCGTAAATCCCATCGCGGGTTGGCGGCAATTGTTGAGTGCGAACTCGGCCATAATCCGTTTGATGGCGGACTGTATGCGTTCACCAATAAGCAGCGTACTAAAATCAAATGCTTGTTCTGGGAAAATACGGGCTTTGTGCTTTATTACAAGACCTTGGTCGAGGATAAGTTCAAGTGGCCGAAGGGTGAAGAGGCATTGTTGACGTTAACGGGACAGCAATTGAATTGGCTGCTGGATGGCTACGATATTAGCGTGATGAAAGGCCATAAAAATCGGCATTATGAGTCTGTTTTTTAA
- a CDS encoding transposase has product MSAYSLQGNWREEHLFALKQAVDLYDNYTEKLEECDLKLEEMLQELAKYSHEPQAITRRSRNKNAPQFDLRLHLFRLCGVDLTRIDGIDVTTAFTVLSEVGADMSRFKNVKHFTSWLGLCPGTKISGGKVLSGKSKRTANRAAQALRLAAVNLRASQSALGAYYRRLCARMDKPRAITACAHKLARLIYALLTKGEEFVDKGQQYYEERYRQRVVNSLNKRAEQLGMKLVSA; this is encoded by the coding sequence TTGAGCGCTTACTCTTTACAGGGTAATTGGCGTGAAGAACATTTGTTTGCGCTTAAACAAGCGGTTGACTTGTATGACAATTATACTGAAAAATTAGAGGAGTGCGACCTGAAATTGGAAGAAATGCTCCAAGAATTGGCTAAATATTCCCATGAGCCGCAAGCCATAACGCGTCGCAGTCGAAACAAAAATGCGCCGCAATTTGATTTGCGTCTTCACCTGTTTAGATTATGTGGCGTCGATCTAACACGGATTGATGGCATTGACGTCACTACCGCGTTTACGGTACTTTCCGAAGTCGGGGCTGACATGTCGCGATTTAAAAATGTTAAACATTTTACATCCTGGTTGGGTTTATGTCCGGGTACTAAAATATCAGGCGGCAAAGTATTGTCTGGCAAGTCCAAGCGCACGGCTAACCGTGCTGCTCAAGCCTTAAGGTTGGCGGCGGTTAACTTACGCGCCAGTCAATCTGCGTTGGGAGCCTATTACCGTAGACTCTGTGCTCGTATGGATAAACCACGCGCGATCACCGCCTGCGCCCATAAGTTGGCGCGCTTAATTTATGCGCTATTGACTAAGGGGGAAGAATTCGTGGACAAAGGTCAACAATATTATGAAGAACGCTATCGTCAACGGGTGGTGAATTCGCTGAATAAACGCGCCGAACAATTGGGCATGAAACTGGTTTCCGCATAA
- the ubiB gene encoding ubiquinone biosynthesis regulatory protein kinase UbiB yields the protein MIRPKTFLRLIHINWVMIFHGLDEIVLKTPLFRPIRYLALLSPSYWLRNNRDPRGVRIRRTLEDLGPIYVKFGQTLSTRKDLLPDDIAEELVKLQDKVPPFSAELARKIIEQQLGMSISEAFAEFGSEPLASASIAQVHTATLHSGEEVIVKVLRPDIESKIHSDVALLHELAKLGEKFWSDARRLRAIDIVTEFEKTILDELDLVREAANASAIRSNFKNSDMLYIPEIHWPLTRRKVLVMERVRGIPVGDIQALREGNADFKLLAERGVEIFFTQVFRDNFFHADMHPGNIFVELPAKYLAVDFGIVGSLSDTDQRYLAENFLAFFNHDYRRVAKMHIESGWVAENTRVEEFEAAIRSVCEPIFEKPLKDISFGLLLLRLFQTARRFDMVVQPQLVLLQKTLLNIEGLGRQLYPDLDLWQTAKPFLENWFKQRIGPTAKIKEFLGKIPEITEQLPEFPNLILHALQSTAQVQQQLQLQNKEIILLRKQLKKNNFNHFWAVVSGSLIISAALLLQNWLHLH from the coding sequence GTGATACGCCCTAAAACTTTCTTGCGTCTTATTCATATCAATTGGGTCATGATCTTTCATGGCCTGGATGAAATTGTGCTGAAAACGCCTTTATTCAGACCCATCCGTTATCTGGCCCTGCTATCGCCCAGTTACTGGCTGCGTAATAACCGTGATCCGCGCGGCGTGCGCATCCGCCGCACCCTGGAAGATTTGGGCCCGATTTACGTTAAATTTGGTCAAACGCTGTCTACCCGTAAAGACTTGTTGCCGGATGACATCGCCGAAGAACTGGTGAAATTACAGGACAAAGTGCCGCCGTTTTCCGCTGAACTGGCCCGCAAAATAATAGAGCAGCAATTAGGCATGTCCATCAGCGAAGCTTTTGCCGAATTCGGCAGCGAGCCGCTGGCTTCAGCTTCTATTGCTCAGGTTCACACTGCCACCTTGCATAGCGGCGAAGAAGTCATTGTCAAGGTGCTGCGGCCCGACATAGAGTCCAAAATACATTCAGATGTGGCCCTGCTGCATGAACTGGCCAAACTGGGTGAAAAATTCTGGAGCGATGCCCGCCGCCTGCGGGCAATTGATATCGTCACCGAATTTGAAAAAACCATTCTGGATGAGCTGGATCTGGTCAGGGAAGCCGCCAATGCCAGCGCCATCCGCAGCAATTTCAAAAATTCCGATATGCTCTATATCCCGGAAATTCACTGGCCGCTGACCCGGCGTAAAGTGCTGGTGATGGAACGGGTGCGCGGTATCCCGGTGGGTGATATTCAGGCTTTGCGGGAAGGTAATGCCGATTTTAAGCTACTGGCTGAACGCGGCGTGGAAATCTTTTTTACCCAGGTATTCCGCGATAACTTTTTCCATGCCGACATGCATCCCGGCAATATTTTTGTCGAACTACCGGCCAAATATCTGGCTGTGGATTTTGGCATCGTCGGTAGCCTGTCTGACACCGATCAGCGCTATCTGGCGGAAAATTTCCTGGCGTTTTTTAACCACGATTACCGGCGCGTGGCAAAAATGCATATCGAATCCGGCTGGGTAGCCGAAAACACTCGCGTGGAAGAGTTTGAAGCCGCAATCCGCAGTGTTTGCGAACCCATTTTTGAGAAGCCATTAAAAGATATTTCCTTTGGTTTACTGCTGCTAAGACTGTTTCAGACCGCTCGCCGCTTTGATATGGTAGTACAACCACAACTGGTGCTGCTGCAAAAAACCCTACTGAATATCGAAGGCCTGGGCCGCCAGCTTTACCCTGATCTGGACTTGTGGCAAACCGCCAAACCCTTTCTGGAAAACTGGTTCAAACAACGCATAGGCCCAACCGCCAAAATTAAAGAGTTTCTCGGCAAAATTCCGGAAATCACCGAACAACTGCCGGAATTCCCCAATTTGATCCTACACGCCCTGCAAAGCACGGCTCAGGTTCAACAGCAATTACAGCTGCAAAACAAGGAAATCATTCTGCTGCGAAAACAGCTGAAGAAAAACAACTTCAATCATTTTTGGGCGGTGGTGTCTGGGTCATTGATTATTAGTGCGGCTTTGTTATTGCAGAATTGGTTGCATTTGCATTGA
- the tnpA gene encoding IS66 family insertion sequence element accessory protein TnpA produces MASIENKTGHDFWQRHVAQWQASGLSQVNYCRQQALHTHQLSYWKRKFLIDCEPVDTERKATGFTRVQVAAPIAMPSSPSLSLCFRDGTQLIGISQNNMALIQQLIEVLR; encoded by the coding sequence ATGGCATCAATAGAAAACAAGACCGGTCACGATTTTTGGCAAAGGCACGTCGCGCAATGGCAAGCGTCTGGCTTGTCCCAAGTAAACTACTGCCGCCAGCAAGCGCTGCATACCCACCAGTTGAGTTATTGGAAGCGCAAATTTTTGATCGATTGCGAACCGGTTGACACTGAACGTAAAGCGACTGGATTTACCCGTGTCCAAGTGGCTGCACCTATCGCCATGCCCTCATCGCCAAGTTTGTCATTGTGCTTCCGGGATGGTACACAATTGATTGGGATTTCTCAGAATAATATGGCTTTGATTCAGCAATTGATAGAGGTGTTACGGTGA
- the tnpC gene encoding IS66 family transposase, translated as MILSHFSSIEHDEHSAILLPEMLAELLEKAQRVDELTQAVELKSEVIATLNQRIQLLEEALRLSKIKRFAPSSEQSGQTSLFDEAEVEATVELEAATDAAVDTVEAVDSSVESEASEPNPPKPKPGRKPFASHLPRKQIFITLSDEEKAGAITTFFTKVKEELDIIPAQVRVLEYMQEKAVFLEPAQAETQRRIIAAALPKHPVPGAMGSIDLMCNVIIYKYCDGLPLYRLENILARYGGELSRATLANWVIALARTLQPLINLIRDHQLAGNIIMADETRVQVLKEPGRPATSDKFMWVTLGGTPGQPSVLFEYDPTRSQEVPLRLLEGFSGYLQTDGYAAYNAACIINHIIQLGCWDHARRKFKEAQDAQPKPKKGKQHKASKADHMLSLINTLYMIERQIKTLSAAERFQQRCKRSLPVLKKLRAYLDDNQHKVPKDSLTGKAMTYMSNQWDKLMVYCSNGELNISNILAENAIRPFVMGRKAWLFSDTPKGAQASAIHYSLIETAKANGLEPCAYLTHVLKALPYADTVEKIEALLPWNLKNTDFAR; from the coding sequence ATGATTTTATCCCACTTTTCTAGCATAGAACACGATGAACACTCGGCTATTTTGTTGCCCGAGATGCTCGCCGAGTTGCTTGAAAAAGCGCAACGAGTGGATGAATTAACACAGGCCGTTGAGCTTAAATCAGAAGTGATTGCTACGCTCAATCAACGTATACAGTTGTTAGAAGAAGCGTTGCGTTTATCCAAAATCAAACGCTTTGCGCCCTCAAGTGAGCAGTCCGGGCAAACTTCATTATTTGATGAAGCCGAAGTCGAGGCCACGGTTGAGCTTGAAGCCGCAACGGATGCAGCCGTTGACACAGTAGAGGCTGTTGATTCGAGCGTTGAATCAGAAGCTTCTGAGCCCAATCCACCTAAGCCAAAACCTGGTCGCAAACCATTTGCCAGCCACTTACCGAGAAAGCAAATCTTTATCACACTGAGCGATGAAGAAAAAGCCGGTGCAATTACAACCTTCTTTACTAAAGTTAAAGAAGAATTAGACATCATCCCTGCCCAAGTGCGGGTTTTAGAATACATGCAGGAAAAAGCGGTGTTTCTGGAGCCTGCTCAAGCTGAAACACAACGCCGTATTATTGCCGCTGCTCTGCCCAAACATCCTGTTCCAGGCGCGATGGGCAGCATTGATTTAATGTGTAATGTAATCATCTACAAATACTGCGATGGCTTGCCGCTGTATCGGCTGGAAAACATCTTAGCCCGTTATGGCGGCGAACTCTCAAGAGCCACACTGGCCAACTGGGTCATCGCACTGGCTAGAACGCTGCAACCTTTGATTAACCTTATTCGGGATCATCAACTGGCTGGTAACATCATCATGGCCGATGAAACCCGAGTGCAGGTTCTTAAAGAACCGGGGCGACCGGCCACCTCGGATAAATTCATGTGGGTGACGCTGGGCGGCACGCCTGGTCAACCCAGTGTGTTATTTGAATATGATCCGACCCGCAGCCAGGAGGTGCCGTTGCGCTTGCTGGAGGGCTTTTCGGGTTATCTGCAAACCGATGGTTATGCCGCTTACAATGCCGCCTGTATTATCAATCATATCATCCAGCTCGGTTGTTGGGATCATGCGCGCCGTAAATTTAAAGAAGCTCAAGATGCGCAGCCCAAACCCAAGAAAGGCAAGCAGCATAAAGCCAGCAAAGCCGATCACATGCTGAGTTTAATCAATACACTCTATATGATTGAGCGGCAAATCAAAACTCTGAGTGCCGCTGAAAGATTCCAGCAACGCTGCAAAAGAAGCCTGCCGGTTTTGAAGAAACTGAGAGCGTACTTGGACGACAATCAACACAAAGTGCCTAAGGATAGTTTAACGGGCAAGGCCATGACTTACATGAGCAACCAATGGGATAAGCTGATGGTGTATTGCTCGAATGGGGAGCTGAACATTAGCAATATTCTTGCTGAAAACGCCATTCGCCCCTTTGTAATGGGTCGCAAAGCATGGCTCTTCTCTGATACTCCAAAAGGCGCACAGGCCAGCGCGATTCATTACAGCCTAATTGAAACAGCAAAAGCCAATGGCTTGGAACCCTGCGCCTATTTAACCCATGTACTCAAGGCATTGCCTTATGCCGATACCGTTGAAAAAATTGAAGCCCTGTTGCCTTGGAATTTAAAAAATACTGATTTTGCTAGATAG
- a CDS encoding ubiquinone biosynthesis accessory factor UbiJ, translated as MTTHNPIKPLLIGVIETALNSYLRLDDNIEQLLTPMAGKVIAVHISGWDTTLYVCPNQDNIQILEQFNGEADASLTGSLTALGLMGMSATPMRAFFKGEVRLDGDMQLARKLQRLFEKLDINLEAKLARYTGSHFARQVAGFVGGSRHWASASLTTLRLNLEEFLQEETRQLPAKPEAELLFQDIDACQSDYDRLNARIQRISATLEQTHAHQPQTGSSL; from the coding sequence ATGACTACGCACAACCCAATCAAACCCTTGTTAATTGGTGTTATTGAAACAGCACTAAACAGTTATTTGCGGCTGGATGACAATATCGAGCAATTGTTAACGCCAATGGCCGGTAAAGTGATCGCGGTACATATCAGCGGCTGGGATACTACACTTTATGTCTGCCCGAATCAGGATAATATTCAGATTCTGGAACAATTCAATGGCGAAGCAGATGCCAGTTTAACCGGGTCTTTAACGGCTTTAGGCTTGATGGGAATGAGCGCCACACCGATGCGCGCCTTCTTTAAAGGTGAAGTGCGCCTGGATGGCGATATGCAATTAGCCAGAAAACTGCAAAGATTGTTTGAAAAACTGGATATTAACCTGGAAGCTAAATTGGCTCGCTATACCGGTAGCCACTTTGCCCGGCAAGTGGCTGGTTTTGTCGGCGGCAGTCGGCATTGGGCCTCTGCCAGCCTGACTACTCTGCGACTGAATCTGGAAGAATTTTTACAGGAAGAAACCCGGCAACTGCCAGCCAAACCGGAAGCCGAACTCCTGTTCCAAGATATTGATGCCTGTCAGAGCGATTATGACCGGCTTAACGCCCGCATCCAGCGCATAAGCGCCACTCTGGAACAAACCCACGCGCATCAACCTCAAACTGGATCCTCGCTGTGA